The Sphingobacteriales bacterium genome contains the following window.
GAAAGAAGTGAAAATGTCATGATTGTGGACTTGGTACGGAACGACTTTTCAAAAGTGGCACAACCAGATTCAGTAAAGGTGGAAGAACTATTCGGAATCTATACATTTGAGCAGCGTTCATCAGATGATTTCCACTATTTCCTGTACCGTAAATCCCGACATTTCATTTTCAGCCATTATGCAGGCCATATTCCCAATGGGCAGTATGACCAAAGTGCATCAAGATGGCCGCCATGCGGTTGATTGAAAAATATGAACGAACGAAGCGTGGCTTATATTCAGGATGTGTGGGCTATATTACCCCAAAGGGCAATTTCGATTTCAATGTGGTCATCAGAAGCAT
Protein-coding sequences here:
- a CDS encoding chorismate-binding protein, with product MDEKERSENVMIVDLVRNDFSKVAQPDSVKVEELFGIYTFEQRSSDDFHYFLYRKSRHFIFSHYAGHIPNGQYDQSASRWPPCG
- a CDS encoding chorismate-binding protein, which translates into the protein MRLIEKYERTKRGLYSGCVGYITPKGNFDFNVVIRS